In Betaproteobacteria bacterium, the genomic stretch CGCAGTTCCACCAGCGGCGCCGGGTTGATGACGACGCCGAGCGCCTCGACCACCGGCGCATACGTCGCCGAAGCGAGGGTGGCCGTGCGGATGCCGGCCGCTTCCTGCGCCTCGGCCGAGATCTTCAATCGGAGTTCGCCGACACGCGACGCGGCTTCGTCCGGCCCTTCCTCTGCTGGAGCGAATTCGTCGCGCGCCGTGTAGACGAGCGCCGCCGCCAGCAGCACGATGGTCGCACCGAGCACCCAGGGCAGGAGTGCGCGGCGTGTCGTCATCGCGCGTCGACGGCCAGTCGCGGCATGACGGGGTCGGCCACAGGCGCCGGCGTGCCGTCGAGCGGCGCCTGCACGGCGTCCTCCAGCGCGGCCCGCGCCTGCAGCCCGCGCACGCGGCTCGCCAGCGCCGCCCGCTCGACCGCGATCGACTCCAGCCGCACCCGCGTCCATTCCAGCCGATCGGCATCGCCGGCATCGAAGCGGCGTTCGGTGCGCGCCGCACGGTCGAGCGCGTCGCGCCGCACCGCCGCCGCGGCGTCGGCTTCGGCCAGCGCCGCCGTGTAGCCGACCTGCCGCGCCTCCACCGTGGCGATCGTGCGCGCCTGCAGCGCCAGGAAGCGGTCGGCTTCGAGATCGCGGCGCGCCTCCGCCTCCAGGATCGGCCCCTCGTTGCGGTTCGCGAGCGGCAGGAACAGGATCGAGCCGAGCGCCCAGATGCGGTCACCCTGGTCCCAGAGGTAGCCCGGACGCAGGATGACGTCCGGGTACTGCCGGGCGACTTCGAGACGCAGCGCGGCCTCGGCCACCGCGTAGTCGGCAAGACCGCGGCGGATGTCGAGACGGTTCTGCAGCGCCAGGCTGCGCAAATCCAACCCGCTCTCCAGCGCCGGCGCGGCCGTGAAATCGGCAAACGTCAGCGTCAACCGGCTCACACTCTGCGTCGGCACGCCGAGCGCCTGCGCCAGCGCCGCCCGCGTTTCCAGATCGCGCGCCTCGCTGCGTGCTGCGATGAGCTGCGACTCTGCGAGCCGGGTGCGCGCCCCCGCGACCTCGGCGGCCGAGGCGAAACCGCGCTCGAGCCGCCGCTCCAGCATGGCAAGCTCTTCGCGGCGCAGCGCGACTTCCCCGTGCGCGAGCCGGACTTCTTCTGCCGCCGCATGGGCGTCGATGTAGCGCGCCTGCACGCGGGTGCGCGCAAGCCACGCCGCTGCCGCCAGATCGAGCAGGGCACCGTCGGACAGCGCCTGCGCCTGCGCGAGCCGCGCCTCGCGCTTGCCGCCGGTGACGATCGGCAGGTCGAGGACCAGGCTGACGGTCCACGGCGAGGTCTTTTCCTCCGTGGTCTGGCTGTGGTGCTGACCGCCGAACTGCACGGCGGGATTCGGCCGCTGCGCCGCCGTCACCTCCCCCGCCCGCGCCACCGCCACCTGCGAGCGCGCGATGTCGAGCTCCGGCGCGTGGTACAGCGCAACCCAGGTGAGCTCCGTCAGCGTCCAGTCCGTCCGCGGCCAGGGATCGACCGCAACGCCGCGCTGTTGCAGGTAATCACGCAGCGCTGGCGATTCCAGCGAGCGGGCGTTCAACTCGGCCGCGGTGCGCGCCGGATCGAGAGGCTTCGGCTCGTAGGTGCGGAAGCCGCAGCCCGCCACCGCGAACAGACATCCGAGCAGGAGACAGGCAGGGAGGGGAAACCTCGCGGCGGACATGGTGCACGCATCTTAGCGGCGATCGTCCGGCGACGGGAAGCGCGTGCACCGCCGCAGTGCAAAAACGGGGTCGCCGCGCCGCGGACCGGCACGCCAGAAAGCAGGGCGGCGCCACCTTCGGCTATATTTCCGGATTCTTCATGCATCGCCCGCCGCTTCGTCCCGTGTCAAACGTGCTCGCGACCGCACCGTCCCGTCTCCGCCACTGTCATCGGGCGCTGCTCGCGCTCGCGATGCTCGTCCCGTCGATCCTCATCGCTGCCGGCCCCGCCCCGCTGGAAATGCGTGAGGTCGCCCCCGGCGTGTTCCTGCATCCTGGCGCGCAGCAGGATGTGACGCCGCAGAACCTCGGCGGCATCGCCAATGTCGGATTCGTCGTCGGGGAGCGGTGCGTCGCGGTGATCGACAGCGGCGGCACGAAGCAGCTGGGTGATGCACTGCAGCAGGCGGTGCGGACCAGGACCGACAAGCCGGTCTGCTACGTCATCAACAGCCACGTCCATCCGGATCACATCTTCGGCAACGCCGCCTTCTCCGCGGACCACCCGACCTACGTCGGTCACCACAAGCTGCCGGCGGCGATGGCCACGCGCGGCCCGGTCTACCTGAATGCGCTGGAACGCAATCTCGGGGCAGTCGCGGCGGGCAGCACGGTGATCCCGCCGACCCTGCTCGTCCGCGACCGCCTGGACCTCGACCTGGGCGGCCGGACACTGCAATTGCGGGCATGGCCGACCGCGCATACCGACAACGACCTCACCGTCTACGACCCGAAAACGGGCACGCTGTGGACGGGGGATCTCCTGTTCGTCGGCCACGTTCCGGTAGTCGACGGCAGCGTCCGCGGCTGGCTCAAGGTGATGGCGGATGTACAGGCACTGCCGGTGGAACGGGTGGTCGCCGGCCACGGTCTGATCGAGAACGGCTGGCGCGACGCGTTCAAGCGTCAGGAGGCCTATCTGCGCCTGATCCTCGACGAGACGTGCGCTGCGCTGAAGAAGAGGCAGACGATCCAGCAGGCCGTCGCCACGGTTGGGGAATCGGAGCGGGAGAAATGGCTGCTGTTCGATCTCTTCAACAAGCGCAACGTGACGGCCGTGTACTC encodes the following:
- a CDS encoding TolC family protein, whose product is MSAARFPLPACLLLGCLFAVAGCGFRTYEPKPLDPARTAAELNARSLESPALRDYLQQRGVAVDPWPRTDWTLTELTWVALYHAPELDIARSQVAVARAGEVTAAQRPNPAVQFGGQHHSQTTEEKTSPWTVSLVLDLPIVTGGKREARLAQAQALSDGALLDLAAAAWLARTRVQARYIDAHAAAEEVRLAHGEVALRREELAMLERRLERGFASAAEVAGARTRLAESQLIAARSEARDLETRAALAQALGVPTQSVSRLTLTFADFTAAPALESGLDLRSLALQNRLDIRRGLADYAVAEAALRLEVARQYPDVILRPGYLWDQGDRIWALGSILFLPLANRNEGPILEAEARRDLEADRFLALQARTIATVEARQVGYTAALAEADAAAAVRRDALDRAARTERRFDAGDADRLEWTRVRLESIAVERAALASRVRGLQARAALEDAVQAPLDGTPAPVADPVMPRLAVDAR
- a CDS encoding quinoprotein relay system zinc metallohydrolase 2, whose protein sequence is MHRPPLRPVSNVLATAPSRLRHCHRALLALAMLVPSILIAAGPAPLEMREVAPGVFLHPGAQQDVTPQNLGGIANVGFVVGERCVAVIDSGGTKQLGDALQQAVRTRTDKPVCYVINSHVHPDHIFGNAAFSADHPTYVGHHKLPAAMATRGPVYLNALERNLGAVAAGSTVIPPTLLVRDRLDLDLGGRTLQLRAWPTAHTDNDLTVYDPKTGTLWTGDLLFVGHVPVVDGSVRGWLKVMADVQALPVERVVAGHGLIENGWRDAFKRQEAYLRLILDETCAALKKRQTIQQAVATVGESEREKWLLFDLFNKRNVTAVYSEVEWED